GGATAGAGGCTTCTGTGCCCCGCCACAAGGTAGGAGACCGCACAGGCTATGCCGGCAAACGCCGCAATCGGCGCGCCGAAAAGCTCCATTGCGAGAATCGTGCCTGATATTGGCGTGTTCGTGGAGCCGGCGAGCACGGCGCAGACGCCGAGCGCCGCGCCAAGCGGCGGGTCTATGCCAAAGACTATCGAAAAGAGCAGCCCCGCGGAGGCGCCAATGAAAAACGTCGGCGTTATTTCTCCGCCGCAGCCTCCGGCGGAGAGGGTTATGCCCATAGCGGCCGCCTTGATGATGAAGCCGAGCGGAAGTTTCGCCTCGCCGTCCACCATTGATTGAATGACGTCGCTGCCGAGGCCGAGATAATCTCGCCCAAATAAAAGACCGATTACAAGCAGGAGCGCGGCGCCTACAAGCGGGCGCTTCCACGTTTTTATGTTGTAGCGCACGAAGAGCCTGTTTATAAACTGAATGCTCTCTATGTTCATGATGGAGATGAGGCCGAAGAAGACGCCAGCAAGCAGCACCTTGATGAGCATGAATGGCGCCACCGTAGGAATGGAGACGGCGTAGGAGGGAAGGTGTCCCGCGCCTATGGCCGCAGCCGTGAGGTATCCCGTGATGCCGCTTATTAGGGCGGGGAAAAGAACGTCGTAGAATATCTGCCCCACGAAGAGCACTTCGACGGCAAAGAGCGCGCCCGTGACGGGAGTGCCGAATACCGCGCAGAAGCCGGCCGCAATGCCGCAGATTATTATTTTTTTCAGGTCGGCCTCGTCAAGCTTGAATATTTTTCCAAGAAAGTATGAGACGCCGGAACCTATCTGAGCGCACGGCCCTTCGATGCCGACGGAGCCGCCGGAGGAGATGGTGATTATTGTGGCTATAATTTTAACTGGAACGGCCTTTACGTCGATGACGGTACGCTTCGTGTTGTGGATGGCGTCAATGACGGATTCGGTGCCGTGTCCCGCGGACTGCGGCGCGAGCAGCCGTATGAGCAGGTAGCTTATCATAAGCCCTGGAAAGAGCAGCAGATAATGCCAGAAGCCGAGAGAAAAGGCCGCTTTCATAGAATATTTGAGCGCGAGCAGAAAACCGCCGCAGGCAAGGCCTACCGCGCCGCCCGTCATGACGGCGAAGAAGAGCCATTTCACGACGGTGCACATGAGCCACACCTCGTCGCGAACGATGTTTTCGCCGTCCTGCTGATCTATGTTTATCCTTACAGGAGCATCCGGTTGATTTGTATTCGAGTTGTCCATTTGCATCACCTTTTTCAATTTTAGCATAAATGGCGCGCAATGCTGTTATAATATGGGCGCTATGATAAAAATTTCGCACGCGGCGGCTATCGCCGCAAAGTATTTATTTATTACCGCAGTGCTCGCCTCGTTCGTCTTCATCGGCTACCGGATAGCTACGAAGCGCGGTTATGAGGCGCACGAGCAGCTGCAATGCAGGGCGCTTGCCGTAAGCGCGGCGCTGGTCGCGTCCCAGGCCGCGGAGAAAGACGGCGCGCTCGCCTCGCTTGTCGATAAAGAGGGCGAGGTGCGTTTTATCGTCGATCACAGAGCCATGCCCGGAAATTATGTGGTGAGCGTCGCCATCAAAAATACGAGCGACGGCGCTCGCGCGATAAGCGCGGAGGCTGAGTCCGGCTGGAACTCAAGAAGCCCGCAGAAGGCTGCCTTTTCTTTAAAAACCAAAAACGGCGTTCTTGCTTTTTCCGACGCACGTCAGGAAGAATACGCGAAGCTTTTCTTAGAACTGCAAAAAAGCACTGAGCTAAAAAAAGTAAAAAACGGAAGGCTTACCTTCACCTATCCGTTTGAAAAACCTTGCCCGGCGCCGTTTTCTGCGGAGGCGCTTGAAAGCGCGCGCTTTTCCGAAGGCCCCGTAATAATTTTACTGCACAGAAGATAGCGGCTTTTGCGGTCGTTTCCTACGAATATTCCATCGGGCAGCGCTGAAGTATCATCAATCCCTCACGC
This DNA window, taken from Cloacibacillus sp., encodes the following:
- a CDS encoding chloride channel protein codes for the protein MDNSNTNQPDAPVRINIDQQDGENIVRDEVWLMCTVVKWLFFAVMTGGAVGLACGGFLLALKYSMKAAFSLGFWHYLLLFPGLMISYLLIRLLAPQSAGHGTESVIDAIHNTKRTVIDVKAVPVKIIATIITISSGGSVGIEGPCAQIGSGVSYFLGKIFKLDEADLKKIIICGIAAGFCAVFGTPVTGALFAVEVLFVGQIFYDVLFPALISGITGYLTAAAIGAGHLPSYAVSIPTVAPFMLIKVLLAGVFFGLISIMNIESIQFINRLFVRYNIKTWKRPLVGAALLLVIGLLFGRDYLGLGSDVIQSMVDGEAKLPLGFIIKAAAMGITLSAGGCGGEITPTFFIGASAGLLFSIVFGIDPPLGAALGVCAVLAGSTNTPISGTILAMELFGAPIAAFAGIACAVSYLVAGHRSLYPTQVLLSPKSRTFFIRKTESGELLVRRFDSISSARIIKFFAERIKNRIIERKR